The genomic segment TTCCGCCCTGACGCCTTGATATCGAGAGCGTATCTAGCCACGCAGGCGCCCGCGCTTGATCAGATCCGCCCTGACGGTTTCGAAGGGAACACCTTTCTCCTTACGCCGCTGTTCAGAGACAAGTTCGATTGTACGAAGAGTGGCCTGCCTCGTTTGGCGCATGACAGGATGAGAGGCAGGGATTCTATTCACCTTGATTGTTCCGGCGTGTTTCTCTGCCTGTGCAAGGTCGTATTCCATCTGCATGCCGAGCCATACCTCTGGACTGCTGC from the Candidatus Methylomirabilis tolerans genome contains:
- a CDS encoding HigA family addiction module antidote protein; translation: MRMRNPPHPGRIVRRECIEPLGVTVTEAAARLGVRRQTLNNLVNGKAGISPEMAIRLSKAFGSSPEVWLGMQMEYDLAQAEKHAGTIKVNRIPASHPVMRQTRQATLRTIELVSEQRRKEKGVPFETVRADLIKRGRLRG